AATTAGCGGTGGCAGCCCTTATCTTAAGCAGTCTCTCTGGCGGCGCGTACGCGCACGAAGCAGGCGAATTCTTTATACGAGCCGGTTCAGCAACGGCCCGTCCAACCGAAGGATCGGATAACGTTCTGGGTCTGGGGGGCTTTAACGTTAGCAACAATACCCAGCTGGGCTTAACGTTCACCTATATGGCAACGGATAACATTGGCGTTGAATTACTGGCAGCCACGCCTTTCCGCCATCGCGTGGGGACGGGGCCAACCGGGGATATCGCTACGGTGCACCATTTGCCGCCTACGCTGATGGCGCAGTGGTATTTTGGTGACTCAAGCAGCAAGGTGCGCCCGTATATCGGGGCAGGCGTGAATTACACCACTTTCTTTGATGAGAAATTTAACGATACCGGGAAAGCGGCAGGGCTTTCCGATCTCAGCCTGAAGGATTCCTGGGGCGTGGCGGGGCAGGTGGGTCTCGATTATCTGATTAACCGCGACTGGCTGATTAACGCCTCGGTCTGGTATATGGATATCGATACTGATGTTCGTTTCAAGGCCGGGGGTGAACAGCAGAGCATCAGCACTCGCCTCGATCCATGGGTGTTTATGTTCTCGGCGGGTTATCGCTTCTGACGCACGCGTTCAGCTGGCCGCGGCGCGGCCAGCCTCTTCAGAATGAGGGATAGACGGGCCGTTCATCCAGCTTAGCGCAGCGTTTAAGGCGCGTTTCGCCGTCATATAAATAGCTGAATGCATCGCTGGAGATGGAATGGAACAGGATATCGCCGTTCGCAAACGGAATAATTTCGGTATCGCCGGAGCGCTTGTGACCAGCGCCGGTTTCAAAATTTCCCTGCCATTTTTCCTGCGTATGATCATAGACATGGAGAATAACCTCGACCAGCCCCCTGTCCGGGCAATTGAGCCGTAAAAGCGTGGAGGAGAAATTGAGAGACGAAGCGTGACATGACACAAATAAAGAAATAAACAAAAACGTTCTAAAAAACATTAATCCATTAAAGCCTTACTCAAACCAGACTTAAGATTTTACTTAAGTCAAGCCACTTAACTTTGCCATGGATCAACATGACTTAGTTTTCAAGGGAATAGCGAATGCTATTGGCGACTGGCTGGTAAAAAAGGACGATATATCCCTATTGAACTAATAATTCATGTAGTCTGGTTACTCCACATAACTGGCTGGAGGGGATATCCCCGACATAAAATTTGAATGTCCGGTTTGTGCGGGTACCCGCTTTTATTTTACCAGGTTTAACCCGGCAGCAAACCAACCCCACGGTGCAGTCTGTTCCGTTTGCGCGACACGACTCACCACACATTCATGCCTACCAAAGCTTAAACGACGGCGATGGCCTAAGCCCGTCACCTGAATAAAGGCCTCGCTGAGGCCTTTTTAGACAGTGGTATTATTTCTGAATTAAATAACGAATAGTCGGACCATCCTGCTGAATATCCAGAACGGTATACCCGTGGTTTTTGGCATCCAGAGGGATATTATTGATCGACTGAGGGCAATCGCTTACCACTTCCAGTATCTCACCTTTTTTAAGCTGTGGCAGCGCTTCAAGCGTGGCGACGGCCGGATATGGGCAAGGCTCGCCGACCATATCGAGACGATAGTCAGGCACGATATCTTTCATGCGATATTCTCCTGTGTTTCAGTGCTGACAGGGCTGCGGCGGAAGAAGCGTTTTTCCTGCGCCACGACGAGTAAAAATGCGATTAACAGCAGGGCGTAGGTCACTAACAGGCCGCCGAGCGGGCCAAACGTCGCGAGCAGATTAACCTTATCCCAGTTGGTCGCCAGCACCGGGGAGAGATCATCCCAGAAATACGCCAGAATCGTTGAGCCAATCACGTTACCCAGACCGACCCACCAGTAATGCACCTGACCTTCCACGGCCCGGTACATCCAGCCCGTTTCGCAGCCGCCGGCCAGCACAATACCAAAGCCAAACAGCAGGCCGCCAATCACGGCGTTTGGACCTGCCCACATGATTTTTGGCTCAACGCCAAGCTGCACATAGCTGAAGATACCAATGGCGCTCACCGCCATCCCGGCAATAATCGCTTTTGCCATCATCGTGCGCCCGGTGATCCACATATCGCGAAACGCGCTGGTAAAGCAGATCTGAGCGCGTTCAATCAGCAGCCCAAAGCCGACGCCGAAAAGCATAGCCAGCCCAAGTTTCGGCTGGTTTAACGCGGTACAAAGTGCCCACGCTACCATCGCGAAAAAGACCAACATCCCAAGGCGGAAGCGACGACGGGCCTGGGCGGGTTTTTGCGTCAGCGGCGATGCTGCGCCCACTTTGACCATCTTCACGGGAATGCGAAACAGCGGGAGCAGGGTGAATTTAGCGCCAAAGTACGAGCCAATGGCCGTCGCCACGGCAAAGAACCAGGCGTGCAGAGAAAACTGAGGAATACCGGTAAAGAAAGCGGCAAGATTACAGCCCATCGCCAGCCGTGCGCCAAACCCGGCAATGATCCCGCCAACAACGGCCTGCATAATACGAATGCGGCTTTTTGGCATGCGGATCTTAACGTTGTTTGCCCACAGCGCTGCCGCAAAGCAGCCGCCGAACATACCGATAATCATCATCCCGTCGATGCGGGTCAGCGGCGTGCCGTCCAGATGAATCAGTTTGAAGTAGCCCCACTCTTCGGCATGTACCCCGGCCAGCTGTAACAGCTGTCCACCCCAGCGGGTAAACTCGCCGGTGACTGCCCAGAAGGTGCCGGTAATGCCAAAATAGTAAGTCGAAAGGATACCGGCTGCGATAACTGCCGGAACGGGTGACCAGAACTTAACCAGGTAAGTCTGCTTGAATTGCTGCCATGTCATGAAGATGCCTCTGAACTCAGAAGGTGTATGTGAAAACAACGGCCCGGAATATATACCTTTTTTCCTTTCTTCAAAACCTCCGAAAAACGTTCCTCAACTATTCCTCGCTTTTTTATGACCTTCATCATTAATCCGCGCTGGTGATGTCCTGGTCTGCTCTGTGCCAAAAGCGGACGTTCACGTCCGTTCTAGAAATATTGGCCCGATAATTCAGCGTTAAATTTTCCGGTTAATACGCAACGCATCCACAACGAGTGAAAACGCTGGGGAAGGCTGTTTACGGCTGGGATAATAAAGATAGTAGCCGGGAAAAGGACGGCACCATTCTTCAAGCACGCGGATCAGTTTTCCTTCCTGCAGATGTGTGCCGAACTCCTCTTCAGGTAAAAAGGCAATGCCCAGTCCGGCAAGAGCTGCGTCAACGACATGTTCCGATGTGTTAAACGTCAGTTGCCCTTCAACCCGAACGTGAAATTTACCGTTTTCCTGCTCAAACTCCCAGGCGTAAATTTTCCCCGATTGAACCATGCGCTCATTAATACAGCAGTGTTGCATCAGATCGCGTGGCGTCTGAGGGGCGGCGCACCGGGCGAAATACTCAGGGGAAGCTACAGCCGCCATGCGCAGTTTCGGGCCAATGGGTACGGCTATCATATCTTTGTCGATAGTGTCCCCGAGCCGCACGCCGGCATCAAAACGATCCGCAACGATATCCCGGAAGCCGTGGTTGGCATCAAACTCAATATGAATATCAGGATATTCGCGTAACAGTGGTGTCAGCTTTGGCAGCAGCGTGGTCTTCAGAACATTAGGTCCACATGTAATACGGACGGTCCCGGCAGGTTTATCACGCAGTGCCGTCAGCATGTCCAGCTCGGCTTCAATCTCATCAATACGATGTCCCACAGACTGCAGCAGGCGCTCCCCGGCAGCCGTCACTGACACACTGCGCGTGGTCCTTGTCAGCAGACGGATTTGCATCCGTTCTTCCAGCCCGGAAATCGCCTGGCTCAGTGCGGGCTGGGTCACGCCGAGCTGGGCGGCAGCGCGCGTAAAGCTGCCCTCACGCGCCACGGTGACGAAAGAGAGTAAGTCGTTGAGATTGCGTCTGGCCATGCTCGTTTCCGGTCCATTTATAAATTTTACTTATAAGGGTATTAAGTATTCATTAGCTAGTTAACCCGCTGCATATTGGTAACAATAATGCGATGAAAAAGTCAACGCTAACCCTTATGCAAAACGCTTACTGCAGAACATCACTGCTGCTCCTTGCCGGCCTGCTTTTCATCACGCAGTCCGCTATGGCGGGTGACAACGACCGGGGAGTGGCGCAGGAGACGCTTATGAAAATTGAGATCATTGTGGAGGGAGAAACCGCCACCGCCACCCTCTTTGATACGCCGACAGGCCGGGACTTTGCGTCTTTGCTTCCCCTCAGCCTGACGCTGGAAGACTATGACGATATTGAGCGTATAAGCGACCTGCCGCGCAGGCTTTCCACGGTGCAGGCACCGGACGGCATAACGCCGGAAGCCGGAGATATCACTTACTACGCGCCCTGGGGCAACCTGGCGATTTTTGCCCGGGGCAGGGCTTACGCCCGTTCACTGATCCCGTTAGGGAAAGTGGATTCCGGACTGCCGGTCCTGCAGCGCCACGGACCTCTTGCGGTGCAGATCAGGGTCGCCAACTGACCCGCAGCACCTTCCGTACCGCGATTATCCCTCTTATCCCGTCCCCGTATGCCGTTTCAGCTCTTCCTGCAGCGCTGAAGGCTCCGGGGCACAGACTTCATGTTATCTACTGAAAAGAAATCCCTGAATGAGTAATAAGACCGACGAAAACAGAAAAAAAAACACCGGAAGCGGGAAACAGCCTGCGCACTGGAGTGGTGTCTTTGCCATGACGCTGTGCGTCTTCGCCCTGATCGCCTCCGAATTCATGCCGGTCAGCCTGCTGACACCGATGGCGCAGACCCTTCGTGTCACCGAAGGCATGGCCGGACAGGGCATCGCCATTTCCGGGGCATTTGCAGTGGTAACCAGCCTGTTTATTTCCGTGCTGGCAGGCACGCTTAACCGGAAAACGCTGCTGCTCGGCCTGACCTGCATTATGGCAATTTCCGGTGCTGTTATTGCGATGGCACCCAATTACATGACCTATATGGCGGGCAGGGCCCTGATTGGCATTGTGGTCGGCGGGTTCTGGTCAATGTCGGCCGCGACGGCAATGCGTCTGGTCCCGGTGCATCGTGTTCCGCTGGCGCTGGCTATTTTCAACAGCGGCAATGCTCTGGCTACCGTCGTGGCTGCCCCTCTGGGCAGCTGGCTCGGATCGGTGGTTGGCTGGCGGGGGGCCTTCTTCTGCCTGGTGCCGGTCGCCATCATCGCGTTTGTCTGGCAATTACTCAGTCTGCCTTCCATGCCGGTCACCCGTCAGGCCGCGGCTTCCCGCAACGTATTCATGCTGTTTCGTCGCCGGGTGGTCACGCTGGGCATGCTGGGTGTGGGGATCTTCTTTATGGGGCAATTCACGCTCTTTACCTACATCAGGCCTTTCCTTGAGACGGTGACGCGGGTGGATGACGCAACGGTGACCCTGGTCCTGCTGGTTATTGGTGTAGCGGGTTTCATCGGCACTACGCTGATTGGCCGGGTGTTAAAACGCGGGTTCTACCCGACCCTGATGGCCATCCCGGTACTGATGGCCATCACCGCGCTGGCACTGATTGCCTTCGGCAGTCAGGTAGCCATCGTGACGGCGTTGCTTGGGCTGTGGGGGCTGATTTCCACAGCCGCACCGG
This region of Enterobacter cancerogenus genomic DNA includes:
- a CDS encoding cyclophilin-like fold protein, which translates into the protein MKIEIIVEGETATATLFDTPTGRDFASLLPLSLTLEDYDDIERISDLPRRLSTVQAPDGITPEAGDITYYAPWGNLAIFARGRAYARSLIPLGKVDSGLPVLQRHGPLAVQIRVAN
- a CDS encoding MFS transporter, whose amino-acid sequence is MSNKTDENRKKNTGSGKQPAHWSGVFAMTLCVFALIASEFMPVSLLTPMAQTLRVTEGMAGQGIAISGAFAVVTSLFISVLAGTLNRKTLLLGLTCIMAISGAVIAMAPNYMTYMAGRALIGIVVGGFWSMSAATAMRLVPVHRVPLALAIFNSGNALATVVAAPLGSWLGSVVGWRGAFFCLVPVAIIAFVWQLLSLPSMPVTRQAAASRNVFMLFRRRVVTLGMLGVGIFFMGQFTLFTYIRPFLETVTRVDDATVTLVLLVIGVAGFIGTTLIGRVLKRGFYPTLMAIPVLMAITALALIAFGSQVAIVTALLGLWGLISTAAPVGWWAWVPRTFPQNAEAGGGLMVAMVQLSIALGSTVGGLLFDHHGYQSTFLASAAMLIIATVLIFLTSRADTSAADHS
- the ompW gene encoding outer membrane protein OmpW, with the translated sequence MKKLAVAALILSSLSGGAYAHEAGEFFIRAGSATARPTEGSDNVLGLGGFNVSNNTQLGLTFTYMATDNIGVELLAATPFRHRVGTGPTGDIATVHHLPPTLMAQWYFGDSSSKVRPYIGAGVNYTTFFDEKFNDTGKAAGLSDLSLKDSWGVAGQVGLDYLINRDWLINASVWYMDIDTDVRFKAGGEQQSISTRLDPWVFMFSAGYRF
- the yedF gene encoding sulfurtransferase-like selenium metabolism protein YedF, which gives rise to MKDIVPDYRLDMVGEPCPYPAVATLEALPQLKKGEILEVVSDCPQSINNIPLDAKNHGYTVLDIQQDGPTIRYLIQK
- the yedE gene encoding selenium metabolism membrane protein YedE/FdhT; this translates as MTWQQFKQTYLVKFWSPVPAVIAAGILSTYYFGITGTFWAVTGEFTRWGGQLLQLAGVHAEEWGYFKLIHLDGTPLTRIDGMMIIGMFGGCFAAALWANNVKIRMPKSRIRIMQAVVGGIIAGFGARLAMGCNLAAFFTGIPQFSLHAWFFAVATAIGSYFGAKFTLLPLFRIPVKMVKVGAASPLTQKPAQARRRFRLGMLVFFAMVAWALCTALNQPKLGLAMLFGVGFGLLIERAQICFTSAFRDMWITGRTMMAKAIIAGMAVSAIGIFSYVQLGVEPKIMWAGPNAVIGGLLFGFGIVLAGGCETGWMYRAVEGQVHYWWVGLGNVIGSTILAYFWDDLSPVLATNWDKVNLLATFGPLGGLLVTYALLLIAFLLVVAQEKRFFRRSPVSTETQENIA
- a CDS encoding LysR family transcriptional regulator yields the protein MARRNLNDLLSFVTVAREGSFTRAAAQLGVTQPALSQAISGLEERMQIRLLTRTTRSVSVTAAGERLLQSVGHRIDEIEAELDMLTALRDKPAGTVRITCGPNVLKTTLLPKLTPLLREYPDIHIEFDANHGFRDIVADRFDAGVRLGDTIDKDMIAVPIGPKLRMAAVASPEYFARCAAPQTPRDLMQHCCINERMVQSGKIYAWEFEQENGKFHVRVEGQLTFNTSEHVVDAALAGLGIAFLPEEEFGTHLQEGKLIRVLEEWCRPFPGYYLYYPSRKQPSPAFSLVVDALRINRKI